The DNA region AGGGGAAATGCCGAATCCATGACCGGAAAAACCCGTGGCCGAGACATAGCCCGGCACGTCGCTCACAGGACCCAGAACCGGGACCTTGTCCGCCACCTGGGCGATAAGGCCGCTCCAGACCCGCGTGACGTTCACATCCTGCAGGAAAGGGAAAAAGCGCAGAACTGCCCGGCAGATCGCCGGAGCGACCTCGGGATAATTGGGGCGGCGCTCCGACTTGCCCCGGTCATCGTACAAGAAGGTGTCGTAGCCGATGAAACCGCCCCAGACGAACGAGCCGTGCTCGGTCTGGTGGCCGTAGAAGTCCGATGCCGCGGTGCCGATCATCTGCGGAAAAAGTGGTTCCCGTGCTTCCGTGACCAGAATTTCCGTGAACACCGGCGTCATGGGGAAATCCAGACCAACCATGTTGGCCACTTTACGTCCGCCAATCCCCGCCGCATTGACCACGATCTTGGAGGAGTACGTATCCTTGTCCGTCACCACGCCGCTGACATGCCGCTTGGACAGCCGGATTTCCCGGACCGTTTCTCCGGTGCGCAACTCCGCGCCCAGGCTGCGGGCCTTGCGCAGAAAAGCGTAGGTCACCAGCATGGGGTTGGCGTGGCCGTCCGTGGGGCAGTAGCTGGCGCCCAGAACAATATCCGACACATACGGATTGATCTCGCGAACGGCCTCGTTGTCCAGATACTCCACAGGCAGGCCAAAAGCCTGGCTCTGCTTGTCCACGGCCGCGCGCATGCTTTCTTCCTGCGCCGGCGTTACGCACAGACGCAGGTTACCGCCCTGTTTGTACTCCACGTTAAGGCCCAGCTCTTCCGCAAGATTTTCAAAGAGCTTCACGCTGTACATGGCTAACGGCATCTCGCGCGGATCACGGGCGGATTGGCGTACCCCCCCGCCGTTCTGTCCGGAAGCCTGGCTACAGACCTCGCCCTTGTCCAAAATCAACGTTTTCAGGCCGCGCCGGGCCAGGTTGTAGGCAATGGAGCAACCATTGACTCCGGCGCCGATGACTATGGCGTCATAGGTCTTGGCCATACTACCTCTCCTCCTCCCCGCCCTGGCTGTCGTTGGCGAGAACGCCCATGGGCGTGGGCCTGACAGGCGGACGCGCGGTCACGGGCTCCATCGTTGCCGGGTCCACGGGGCCGTCGGCCTCTCTGGCCACCATTCCGGCGACCAGCCGCCCGCAGGTCTGCCCCTGGCAAAGCCCCATCCCGGCCCGAGTGGCCCGCTTCACCCCGCTGACGGTGGTTATTCCGGCCGCCAGTGCATCCCGGATTTCCCCCTTTGTGACCTCTTCACACCGGCACAACACTAAATCGTCGTCTGCGTGAGCCTTGCGGCCCTGGCAGTTGCATCCTTCAGAGTGCATCTACGCCTCCTTTCGCTTGAAAAAACGCGCCTGCATGGACCATTCGAGAGGGACGGCCATGGTGACCTGCGCGGTCCGGTCCATGGAGTCCAAAAGCCTGCTTCGCACGATTCTGGCTTCACCAAGCACG from Oceanidesulfovibrio marinus includes:
- a CDS encoding NAD(P)/FAD-dependent oxidoreductase; translated protein: MAKTYDAIVIGAGVNGCSIAYNLARRGLKTLILDKGEVCSQASGQNGGGVRQSARDPREMPLAMYSVKLFENLAEELGLNVEYKQGGNLRLCVTPAQEESMRAAVDKQSQAFGLPVEYLDNEAVREINPYVSDIVLGASYCPTDGHANPMLVTYAFLRKARSLGAELRTGETVREIRLSKRHVSGVVTDKDTYSSKIVVNAAGIGGRKVANMVGLDFPMTPVFTEILVTEAREPLFPQMIGTAASDFYGHQTEHGSFVWGGFIGYDTFLYDDRGKSERRPNYPEVAPAICRAVLRFFPFLQDVNVTRVWSGLIAQVADKVPVLGPVSDVPGYVSATGFSGHGFGISPAVGRVISQAALGETPDVDISAFVSDRFRPVN
- a CDS encoding (2Fe-2S)-binding protein; amino-acid sequence: MHSEGCNCQGRKAHADDDLVLCRCEEVTKGEIRDALAAGITTVSGVKRATRAGMGLCQGQTCGRLVAGMVAREADGPVDPATMEPVTARPPVRPTPMGVLANDSQGGEEER